One window of the Thermasporomyces composti genome contains the following:
- a CDS encoding glycine C-acetyltransferase, whose amino-acid sequence MRDHLRATLDEIRAEGLTKNERPLSTPQGARVAVAGGQPVLNLCANNYLGLADHPDLIAAATKGLDEWGFGMASVRFICGTQELHKRLEQRISAFLGTEDTLLYSSCFDANTGLFETLLGPEDAVISDELNHASIIDGIRLCKARRLRYRNADMADLEKQLQNAADARFRLIATDGVFSMDGYLAPLADICDLADEYDALVMVDDSHAVGFVGEHGKGTPELHGVSDRVDVITGTLGKALGGASGGYTSGRAEIIELLRQRSRPYLFSNALAPAIAAAALRAFDLLETSDDLRQRLWDNTAFFRSRMVELGFDVLPGQHPIVPVMFGDAVVASRMAATLLDLGVYVTAFSYPVVPRGTARIRTQMSAAHTRDDLERAAQAFAEARAIVLG is encoded by the coding sequence ATGCGCGACCACCTGCGCGCCACCTTGGACGAGATCCGCGCCGAAGGGCTGACGAAGAACGAGCGTCCGTTGAGCACACCGCAGGGCGCCCGGGTCGCGGTCGCCGGTGGTCAACCGGTGCTCAACCTCTGCGCCAACAACTACCTCGGTCTCGCGGACCACCCCGACCTCATCGCCGCGGCCACAAAGGGCCTGGACGAGTGGGGCTTCGGCATGGCGTCGGTTCGCTTCATCTGTGGCACCCAGGAGCTGCACAAGCGGCTCGAACAGCGGATCTCGGCGTTCCTCGGAACCGAGGACACGCTGCTGTACAGCTCGTGCTTCGACGCCAACACCGGTCTGTTCGAGACGCTGCTCGGGCCGGAGGACGCCGTCATATCCGACGAGCTGAACCACGCCAGCATCATCGACGGGATCCGCCTGTGCAAGGCGCGCCGCCTGCGCTACCGCAACGCCGACATGGCCGACCTGGAGAAGCAGCTCCAGAACGCCGCCGACGCGCGGTTCCGACTGATCGCCACCGACGGCGTCTTCTCCATGGACGGTTACCTGGCGCCGCTCGCCGACATCTGCGACCTCGCCGACGAGTACGACGCCCTAGTGATGGTGGACGACTCCCACGCGGTCGGGTTCGTCGGCGAGCACGGGAAGGGGACGCCGGAGCTGCACGGAGTCAGCGACCGCGTGGACGTGATCACGGGCACCCTCGGCAAGGCGCTCGGTGGGGCCAGCGGCGGCTACACGAGCGGACGTGCGGAGATCATCGAGCTGCTGCGGCAGCGCTCCCGGCCCTACCTGTTCTCGAACGCCCTGGCGCCGGCGATCGCCGCGGCGGCGTTGCGCGCGTTCGACCTGCTCGAGACCTCCGACGACCTTCGCCAGCGCCTGTGGGACAACACCGCCTTCTTCCGGAGCCGCATGGTGGAGCTGGGCTTCGACGTGCTGCCCGGACAGCACCCGATCGTCCCGGTGATGTTCGGCGACGCCGTGGTCGCCAGCCGCATGGCGGCGACCCTGCTCGACCTCGGCGTCTACGTCACCGCCTTCTCCTACCCGGTCGTCCCGCGCGGGACAGCACGGATCCGCACGCAGATGTCGGCCGCCCATACCCGGGACGACCTCGAGCGGGCAGCCCAGGCCTTCGCGGAGGCTCGGGCGATCGTGCTGGGCTGA
- the cysN gene encoding sulfate adenylyltransferase subunit CysN — translation MDLLRFATAGSVDDGKSTLIGRLLYDSKAIFEDQLEAVEQTSRAKGYDYTNLALLTDGLRAEREQGITIDVAYRYFATPKRKFIIADTPGHIQYTRNMVTGASNVDLALILVDARNGIVEQTRRHAFLVSLLRVPHLVLCVNKMDLVGYDQVVFDKIKQEFLGFATKLTIPDLEVIPISALEGDNVVQRSTNMPWYDGPSLLHHLENVHIASDRNLVDVRLPVQYVIRPQSNEFHDYRGYAGQMVGGVLKPGDEIMVLPSGMTSHVSHIETADGPVEEAFPPMSVTVRLTDDIDVSRGDMICRPHNAPRSAQNIDAMVCWMVDEPLRPGQRILVKHTTRWAKAIVKRLHYQLDVNTLHRNMSAEELKLNEIGRVSLRIAQPLFVDEYARNRLTGGFIIVDEATNVTVGAAMVVDAS, via the coding sequence GTGGATCTGTTGCGATTCGCTACGGCGGGCAGCGTCGACGACGGCAAGAGCACGCTGATCGGGCGGCTTCTCTACGACTCCAAGGCGATCTTCGAAGACCAGCTGGAGGCGGTTGAGCAGACCAGCCGCGCCAAGGGGTACGACTACACCAACCTCGCGCTGCTCACGGACGGTCTGCGCGCCGAACGCGAGCAAGGCATCACCATCGACGTGGCCTACCGATACTTCGCCACGCCGAAGCGGAAGTTCATCATCGCCGACACGCCCGGCCACATCCAGTACACCCGGAACATGGTGACCGGGGCGTCGAACGTCGACCTGGCGCTCATCCTGGTCGACGCGCGCAACGGGATCGTCGAGCAGACCCGTCGCCACGCGTTCCTGGTCTCGTTGCTGCGGGTCCCGCACCTGGTCCTGTGCGTCAACAAGATGGACCTGGTGGGCTACGACCAGGTCGTCTTCGACAAGATCAAGCAGGAGTTCCTGGGCTTCGCCACCAAGCTCACCATCCCCGACCTGGAGGTCATCCCGATCTCCGCGCTCGAGGGCGACAACGTCGTGCAGCGCTCGACGAACATGCCGTGGTACGACGGGCCGTCGCTCCTGCACCACCTGGAGAACGTCCACATCGCCAGCGACCGGAACCTGGTCGACGTGCGCCTGCCGGTCCAGTACGTCATCCGGCCTCAGTCGAACGAGTTCCACGACTACCGCGGGTACGCCGGCCAGATGGTGGGCGGTGTGCTCAAGCCGGGCGACGAGATCATGGTGCTGCCGTCCGGGATGACGTCGCACGTCTCCCACATCGAGACCGCGGACGGGCCGGTCGAGGAGGCGTTCCCGCCCATGTCGGTGACCGTCCGACTCACTGACGACATCGATGTCTCCCGGGGCGACATGATCTGCCGGCCGCACAACGCCCCCCGCTCCGCCCAGAACATCGACGCGATGGTGTGCTGGATGGTCGACGAGCCGCTCCGGCCAGGTCAGCGGATCCTGGTCAAGCACACCACCCGGTGGGCGAAGGCGATCGTCAAGCGGCTGCACTACCAGCTCGACGTCAACACGCTGCACCGCAACATGTCGGCGGAGGAGCTCAAGCTCAACGAGATCGGCCGGGTCAGCCTGCGGATCGCGCAGCCGCTGTTCGTCGACGAGTACGCACGCAACCGGCTGACGGGCGGGTTCATCATCGTCGACGAGGCGACGAACGTCACCGTCGGCGCCGCGATGGTGGTGGACGCGAGCTGA
- a CDS encoding GNAT family N-acetyltransferase codes for MITLDDESAWLAGLESAGGYDTYHLPAYQRLATPDGCTSVLLTYESEGVHVALPLTLRPLPAEVRRATGYEYDATSVYGYPGPVCDVPADNLGEEWRRAFADWFTKVCAELSVLSVFVRTNPLLDASGLFTTGPFVPRSATPTVAVDLTLGREERLARASAHHRRALRKSAQHGLTFVRDHSASAVTGFTTCYLETMAKHNAADSYLLDEARVRRMLTELGEHAELWVARKPDGEVASAAIFLRTNGIVQYHLGGTRTADYALGAARPLFEAVAEESHRRGDRWLHLGGGVGGDNDSLLRFKGGFGPDRFTYRTITAVLDEEAYRAAARAVGLDPDRAFFPAYRTAGLGV; via the coding sequence GTGATCACGCTCGACGACGAGTCGGCCTGGCTCGCCGGTCTGGAGTCGGCTGGCGGGTACGACACTTACCACCTGCCCGCCTACCAGCGGCTCGCCACACCCGACGGGTGTACGTCGGTTCTGCTGACGTACGAGTCCGAGGGCGTGCACGTCGCGCTGCCCCTGACGCTTCGACCGCTACCGGCCGAGGTCCGACGAGCGACCGGCTACGAGTACGACGCGACGTCGGTCTACGGCTACCCGGGTCCGGTGTGCGACGTCCCGGCGGACAATCTCGGCGAGGAGTGGCGACGGGCGTTCGCGGACTGGTTCACGAAGGTCTGCGCCGAGCTCTCGGTCCTCTCGGTGTTCGTCCGCACCAACCCACTGCTGGACGCCAGTGGCCTGTTCACGACCGGGCCGTTCGTGCCGCGTTCGGCCACGCCGACCGTCGCGGTCGACCTCACCCTCGGCCGAGAGGAGCGGCTGGCGCGCGCGTCGGCGCACCATCGGCGGGCGCTGCGCAAGTCGGCGCAGCACGGGTTGACGTTCGTCCGCGACCACAGCGCGTCAGCCGTCACCGGCTTCACCACCTGCTACCTGGAGACGATGGCCAAGCACAACGCGGCCGACTCCTACCTGCTCGACGAGGCCCGGGTGCGGCGCATGCTGACCGAGCTCGGTGAGCACGCGGAGCTGTGGGTGGCCCGCAAGCCAGACGGCGAGGTGGCGAGCGCGGCGATCTTCCTGCGCACGAACGGGATCGTGCAGTACCACCTCGGCGGCACCCGGACAGCCGACTACGCGCTCGGAGCGGCCCGGCCACTGTTCGAGGCGGTCGCGGAGGAGTCGCACCGACGCGGTGACCGCTGGCTGCACCTCGGTGGAGGCGTCGGGGGCGACAACGACAGCCTGTTGCGCTTCAAAGGCGGGTTCGGCCCCGACCGCTTCACCTACCGCACGATCACCGCCGTCCTCGATGAGGAGGCCTACCGGGCCGCCGCGCGGGCCGTCGGACTCGACCCGGACCGAGCGTTCTTCCCGGCCTACCGCACGGCAGGACTCGGCGTGTGA
- a CDS encoding GNAT family N-acetyltransferase — MGPADLVVRDVEDGFEEAAALLRLVVPTPCAGLTPYDSDRFGRFLAAAHAVPRPHRTLLLRGTFANDDLAGVADWRVLGSSLFLNGVAVAPAWRRNGVGRRLLLDGVALARRLGCGAIELDVASDNAAAAALYERLGFTEVGGSSWVSLGEPNAGEAPAGSSTWRLADWPAFAAHHAAYGFGDLGVRRADATLTVRVLPGGWRLGAVPGPGELAALVRDLSDVLPAPERMFVVDESADVDGTRLAIFRRLRLEVKPSPR; from the coding sequence ATGGGGCCTGCCGACCTCGTGGTCCGCGACGTCGAGGACGGGTTCGAGGAGGCGGCGGCGCTGCTCCGACTCGTCGTCCCGACTCCGTGCGCTGGGCTCACGCCGTATGACAGCGACCGGTTCGGACGCTTCCTCGCCGCGGCCCACGCGGTGCCGAGACCACACCGCACTCTGCTGCTGCGCGGGACGTTCGCGAACGACGACCTCGCGGGCGTAGCCGACTGGCGCGTGCTCGGATCCAGCCTCTTCCTCAACGGGGTGGCGGTGGCTCCTGCCTGGCGGAGGAACGGCGTAGGACGACGGTTGCTCCTCGACGGCGTCGCCCTGGCACGCCGTCTGGGCTGTGGCGCGATCGAGCTGGACGTCGCCAGTGACAACGCCGCGGCGGCCGCCTTGTACGAGCGGCTGGGCTTCACGGAGGTGGGCGGTTCGAGCTGGGTCTCGCTCGGTGAGCCGAACGCGGGAGAGGCGCCGGCGGGATCGTCGACCTGGCGGCTCGCAGACTGGCCGGCGTTCGCGGCCCACCACGCCGCCTACGGCTTCGGCGACCTGGGAGTACGACGAGCTGACGCGACCCTGACGGTGCGGGTGCTGCCCGGCGGCTGGCGGCTTGGCGCGGTACCTGGCCCGGGTGAGCTGGCCGCCCTGGTCAGGGACCTGTCGGACGTCCTGCCGGCACCCGAGCGGATGTTCGTCGTCGACGAGTCGGCCGACGTGGACGGCACCCGGCTGGCAATCTTTCGGCGGCTCCGCCTCGAGGTGAAACCTTCCCCCAGGTGA
- a CDS encoding GH25 family lysozyme: MRPSASQNPKRRWFGVSPLLDRITRAPWFRGARKKAAQVRSAQVRSAETARASAARLAPLIRRLITAPTRSGHGMKAVLGVLAVAVALAAPTYTALSSHNELGSTSDDEADPTLGVVGFAQVAPPDRPASATEPHKAALGTPPRAPRDEAATDDSARSSEAASRADRRVAPSSKGAAAGGKAVAEAAPKPTQPEPTAEPQPDQPTATATPTSKPTPTKNPYAAHEARFGPGNKWVRVRGMDVASHQGYVDWDYWWKQGKRFVFIKATEGTSYVNPFYKHAWDGSRKVGMLRGAYHFGRPDTSSGAAQARYFVANGGGGKGDGWTLPGVLDIEFGEAVGVATCYNRSPQELAAWIDDFVTTYEKLTGRKAIIYTNTSWWQQCVGSHRSFEDNPLWIANYDGQVGPLPPGWKRHTFWQYTDTPLDQNYFSGSYAELKQLASK; this comes from the coding sequence GTGCGGCCATCCGCCTCCCAGAATCCCAAGCGTCGCTGGTTCGGCGTCTCGCCCTTGCTCGACCGGATCACCAGGGCCCCATGGTTCCGCGGGGCCCGCAAGAAGGCGGCCCAGGTGCGGTCGGCTCAGGTGCGGTCGGCCGAGACGGCGCGGGCAAGCGCCGCGCGCCTGGCGCCCCTCATCCGTCGGCTCATCACCGCTCCCACCAGGAGCGGCCACGGCATGAAGGCGGTCCTCGGGGTGCTCGCGGTCGCCGTCGCGCTGGCCGCCCCGACCTACACCGCCCTCTCCTCCCACAACGAGCTCGGCTCAACGTCGGACGACGAGGCCGACCCAACCCTCGGCGTCGTCGGTTTCGCCCAGGTCGCACCGCCCGACCGGCCGGCGTCCGCCACGGAACCGCACAAGGCGGCGCTCGGAACCCCGCCCCGGGCACCGCGAGACGAGGCGGCCACCGACGACTCCGCCCGGAGCTCGGAGGCGGCCTCCCGGGCGGACCGCCGGGTCGCCCCGTCGTCGAAGGGTGCGGCCGCTGGCGGAAAGGCCGTCGCGGAAGCGGCGCCGAAACCGACGCAACCCGAGCCCACGGCCGAGCCCCAGCCCGACCAGCCGACGGCCACGGCGACGCCCACGTCGAAGCCCACGCCCACCAAGAACCCCTACGCCGCCCACGAGGCCCGCTTCGGCCCCGGCAACAAGTGGGTCCGCGTGAGGGGCATGGACGTCGCGAGCCACCAGGGCTACGTCGACTGGGACTACTGGTGGAAGCAAGGGAAGCGGTTCGTCTTCATCAAGGCCACCGAGGGCACCTCCTACGTCAACCCGTTCTACAAGCACGCCTGGGACGGCTCCCGGAAGGTTGGCATGCTCCGCGGCGCCTACCACTTCGGCCGACCCGACACCAGCAGTGGCGCCGCGCAGGCCCGGTACTTCGTCGCCAACGGCGGAGGGGGCAAGGGGGACGGATGGACCCTTCCCGGCGTCCTCGACATCGAGTTCGGCGAGGCGGTCGGCGTGGCGACCTGCTACAACCGCTCGCCCCAGGAGCTCGCCGCCTGGATCGACGACTTCGTCACCACGTACGAGAAGCTCACCGGCCGGAAGGCGATCATCTACACCAACACCAGCTGGTGGCAGCAGTGCGTTGGATCGCACCGGTCCTTCGAGGACAACCCCCTGTGGATCGCCAACTACGACGGCCAGGTGGGTCCGCTGCCGCCGGGTTGGAAGAGGCACACCTTCTGGCAGTACACCGACACACCGCTGGACCAGAACTACTTCAGCGGCTCGTACGCCGAGCTGAAGCAGCTCGCCAGCAAGTGA
- the cysD gene encoding sulfate adenylyltransferase subunit CysD, which produces MPVDYRLSNLRALEAESIHIIREVAAEFERPALLFSGGKDSCVMLRLAEKAFWPARIPFAVLHIDTGHNFPEVLEFRDRRVKELGLRLVVGSVQEAIDAGRIRERPGQSRNRLQTQVLLETVEKHGFDALLGGARRDEEKARAKERVFSFRDEFGQWDPKNQRPELWNIYNGRIHPGESIRAFPLSNWTELDVWQYIAEDGLEIPSIYFAHQRNVFYRDGMLLAESDVLPRREGEEVFSATVRYRTVGDISCTGAVLSTASTVEEIIAEVATSRVTERGATRADDRFSEAAMEDRKREGYF; this is translated from the coding sequence ATGCCCGTCGATTACCGGTTGTCGAACCTACGGGCGCTCGAGGCTGAGTCGATCCACATCATCCGGGAGGTCGCGGCCGAGTTCGAGCGGCCGGCGCTGCTGTTCTCGGGTGGTAAGGATTCCTGCGTCATGCTCCGGCTCGCGGAGAAGGCCTTCTGGCCGGCGCGGATTCCATTCGCGGTGCTCCACATCGACACCGGCCACAACTTTCCGGAGGTCCTGGAGTTCCGCGACCGTCGGGTGAAGGAGCTCGGCCTGCGCCTGGTGGTGGGCTCGGTCCAGGAGGCCATCGACGCCGGACGGATCCGCGAGCGGCCAGGCCAGAGCCGCAACCGGCTGCAGACCCAGGTGCTCCTGGAGACGGTGGAAAAGCACGGTTTCGACGCGCTGCTCGGCGGGGCACGCCGCGACGAGGAGAAGGCGCGCGCCAAGGAGCGGGTCTTCTCCTTCCGGGACGAGTTCGGGCAGTGGGATCCGAAGAACCAGCGGCCGGAGCTGTGGAACATCTACAACGGCCGTATCCATCCCGGCGAGTCGATCCGAGCGTTCCCGCTGTCGAACTGGACCGAGCTGGACGTCTGGCAGTACATCGCCGAGGACGGCCTCGAGATCCCGTCGATCTACTTCGCCCACCAGCGCAACGTCTTCTACCGCGACGGCATGCTGCTGGCCGAGTCCGACGTCCTGCCTCGCCGCGAGGGTGAGGAGGTGTTCTCCGCGACGGTCCGCTACCGCACGGTCGGTGACATCTCCTGTACGGGCGCGGTGCTGTCCACCGCGTCGACGGTGGAGGAGATCATCGCCGAGGTCGCGACCAGTCGGGTGACCGAACGCGGCGCGACGAGGGCGGATGACCGGTTCAGCGAAGCGGCCATGGAAGATCGCAAGCGCGAAGGGTACTTCTAG
- a CDS encoding sugar transferase — MRHRVARGVKRGFDIVFALVGLVVLAPVALAVWVLVRWRLGSPAIFRQRRTGMHGRPFTVLKFRTMTNRCDANGQLLPDHRRLTRLGRLLRKLSLDEIPQLINVLRGDMSIVGPRPLLPKYDQWYTPYERRRFDVRPGITGLAQIAGRNTVSWSTRLSLDVEYVDRWSLWLDFKIILQTIKMVFAREGVVVDTRALMSDLDEERGDAPTHQLILTSRDRELLRAG, encoded by the coding sequence GTGAGACATCGGGTCGCACGCGGTGTCAAGCGTGGCTTCGACATCGTGTTCGCACTGGTCGGGCTGGTCGTTCTCGCTCCTGTCGCGCTCGCGGTCTGGGTCCTGGTCCGCTGGCGGCTCGGCTCACCCGCCATCTTTCGTCAGCGCCGCACCGGCATGCATGGTCGGCCGTTCACGGTCCTGAAGTTCCGGACCATGACCAACCGGTGTGACGCCAACGGTCAGCTGCTGCCGGACCACCGACGCCTCACCCGCTTGGGTCGACTCCTGCGCAAGCTGAGCCTCGACGAGATCCCACAGCTCATCAACGTGCTCCGCGGCGACATGAGCATCGTGGGCCCGCGGCCGCTGCTCCCGAAGTACGACCAGTGGTACACCCCCTACGAGCGGCGGCGGTTCGACGTGCGCCCCGGCATCACCGGATTGGCTCAGATCGCCGGCCGCAACACGGTGAGCTGGAGCACGCGCCTCAGCCTCGACGTCGAGTACGTCGACCGCTGGTCGCTGTGGCTGGACTTCAAGATCATCCTGCAGACGATCAAGATGGTCTTCGCCCGCGAAGGCGTGGTTGTGGACACCCGGGCGCTGATGAGCGACCTGGACGAGGAGCGTGGCGACGCTCCGACTCACCAGCTCATCCTCACGTCGCGCGACCGCGAGCTCCTGCGCGCCGGCTGA
- the tdh gene encoding L-threonine 3-dehydrogenase: MRALVKAKAEPGLWLEDVPDPTPGAGEVLIRVWQTGICGTDLHIVAWDDWARRHVPTPLILGHEFVGQVVELGPGVEDVAVGDIVSGEGHLVCGRCRNCMAGRRHLCARTEGIGVTRAGAFADYLTLPASNVWTHPPDINLDVAAIFDPFGNAVHTALTFPVLGEDVLITGAGPIGIMAAAVVRHAGARFVVITDVNDYRLRLAERMGVTKAVDATTTSLADVQRELGMKEGFDVGLEMSGHPSALPTMVESMAHGGRIAVLGLPSGPVSVDWSQVVLSMLTIKGIYGRQMMDTWYAMSVLVADGLDITPVITHRYPSAEYEEALATVRSGQCGKVLLDWRPTPDHPADATP, from the coding sequence ATGCGTGCGCTGGTGAAGGCCAAGGCCGAACCGGGTCTGTGGCTGGAGGACGTGCCCGACCCGACGCCTGGCGCGGGTGAGGTCCTCATCCGGGTGTGGCAGACCGGCATCTGCGGAACCGACCTGCACATCGTGGCCTGGGACGACTGGGCTCGCCGACATGTGCCGACCCCGCTCATCCTCGGACACGAGTTCGTCGGACAGGTGGTCGAGCTGGGTCCCGGTGTCGAGGACGTCGCCGTCGGCGACATCGTCAGTGGCGAGGGACACCTGGTGTGTGGACGCTGCCGCAACTGCATGGCCGGCCGGCGGCACCTGTGCGCGCGGACCGAGGGCATCGGTGTGACCCGGGCGGGCGCCTTCGCGGACTACCTCACCCTGCCGGCGAGCAACGTCTGGACGCACCCGCCCGACATCAACCTCGACGTGGCGGCGATCTTCGATCCGTTCGGCAACGCCGTCCACACCGCGTTGACCTTTCCGGTGCTCGGCGAGGACGTCCTCATCACCGGAGCCGGGCCGATCGGCATCATGGCGGCGGCCGTCGTGCGCCACGCGGGCGCGCGGTTCGTCGTCATCACCGACGTCAACGACTACCGGCTTCGGCTCGCCGAGCGCATGGGGGTCACCAAGGCGGTGGACGCCACGACGACCTCGTTGGCGGACGTCCAACGCGAGCTCGGCATGAAGGAAGGCTTCGACGTCGGCCTGGAGATGTCGGGACACCCCAGCGCCCTGCCCACCATGGTCGAGTCGATGGCACACGGGGGCCGCATCGCCGTGCTCGGCCTGCCGTCCGGCCCGGTCAGCGTCGACTGGAGTCAAGTCGTGCTGTCCATGCTCACGATCAAGGGGATCTACGGACGGCAGATGATGGACACCTGGTACGCGATGTCCGTCCTCGTCGCGGACGGTCTCGACATCACCCCGGTCATCACCCACCGGTATCCCTCCGCCGAGTACGAAGAGGCGCTCGCGACGGTCAGGAGCGGTCAGTGCGGCAAGGTCCTCCTGGACTGGAGGCCGACGCCCGACCACCCGGCCGACGCGACACCGTGA
- a CDS encoding nucleotide sugar dehydrogenase produces the protein MRITVVGLGKIGLPLAVQYAGKGHTVTGVDINPRVVELVNEGTEPFPGEAELATRLKQVVSEGALTATDDYARAVPDAEYIVVVVPLFVDPDGVPDFGWMDEATAGIGAHLTAGTTVLYETTLPVGTTRGRWKPALERASGLTEGVDFWVAFSPERVLTGRVFADLRKYPKIIGALGPEGAARARAFYEAVLDFDERPDLPRPNGVWDLGSAEAAELVKLAETTYRDVNIALANQFARFADRQGIDFLQVMEAANSQPYSHLHRPGIAVGGHCIPVYPRLYLWNDPDATVVRAAREANVAMPAYAVDLLAQAYGDLAGARVVVLGAAYRGGVKETAFSGVFPTVEALRERGAEVVVHDPLYDDAELSGLGFKPYHLGEPVDAAVIQADHPEYRDLGPADLPGVRALVDGRAITDPARWVGVARRVIGVASAS, from the coding sequence GTGAGGATCACAGTCGTCGGCCTGGGCAAGATCGGCTTGCCTCTCGCCGTTCAGTACGCCGGCAAGGGGCACACGGTGACCGGCGTCGACATCAACCCGCGTGTCGTCGAGCTGGTCAACGAGGGGACGGAGCCGTTTCCCGGCGAGGCCGAGCTGGCCACCCGGCTCAAGCAGGTGGTCTCCGAGGGCGCGTTGACCGCCACCGATGACTACGCCCGAGCGGTCCCCGACGCCGAGTACATCGTCGTGGTCGTTCCGTTGTTCGTCGACCCCGACGGCGTTCCCGACTTCGGCTGGATGGACGAGGCGACCGCGGGGATCGGTGCCCACCTCACCGCCGGCACGACCGTTCTGTACGAGACGACGCTCCCCGTGGGGACGACTCGAGGTCGGTGGAAGCCCGCGCTGGAGCGGGCGTCAGGGCTCACCGAGGGCGTCGACTTCTGGGTGGCGTTCTCGCCCGAGCGTGTGCTGACCGGCCGAGTCTTCGCTGACCTGCGGAAGTACCCCAAGATCATCGGCGCGCTGGGCCCGGAGGGGGCCGCACGAGCGAGGGCGTTCTACGAGGCGGTGCTCGACTTCGACGAGCGGCCGGACCTGCCGCGACCGAACGGCGTCTGGGATCTCGGATCGGCTGAGGCAGCCGAGCTGGTCAAGCTCGCCGAGACGACGTATCGAGACGTCAACATCGCGTTGGCGAACCAGTTCGCGCGCTTCGCCGACCGGCAGGGGATCGACTTCCTCCAGGTGATGGAGGCCGCCAACTCTCAGCCCTACAGCCACCTCCACCGGCCTGGCATCGCGGTGGGTGGGCACTGCATCCCGGTCTATCCCCGCCTCTACCTGTGGAACGACCCGGACGCCACGGTGGTGCGGGCCGCTCGGGAGGCGAATGTCGCGATGCCGGCGTACGCGGTCGACCTGCTGGCGCAGGCGTACGGTGACCTCGCCGGCGCCCGCGTGGTCGTGCTCGGTGCCGCCTACCGGGGTGGTGTGAAGGAGACGGCGTTCTCGGGAGTGTTCCCGACCGTCGAGGCGCTGCGTGAGCGGGGCGCTGAGGTGGTCGTCCACGACCCGCTCTACGACGACGCGGAGCTGTCCGGTCTGGGCTTCAAGCCCTACCACCTGGGCGAGCCGGTCGACGCGGCGGTCATCCAAGCCGACCACCCCGAGTATCGCGACCTCGGCCCCGCGGACCTGCCCGGTGTGCGCGCGCTCGTCGACGGTCGAGCGATCACCGATCCGGCGCGGTGGGTCGGGGTGGCGCGTCGGGTGATCGGGGTCGCCTCCGCGTCCTGA